A DNA window from Bdellovibrio sp. BCCA contains the following coding sequences:
- a CDS encoding CapA family protein has translation MGKQKVISVLILILGLNARADVVLTMGGDVNFNRNRQVVDPNGVLYGDTLARWNSFTTQLKPLINGDINFANIETVVSSTNDLKDEDKKFAFKSHPNAVRHLIELGFNLFNVSNNHTYDYGLPGMQQTVYEMDKLKAEFPRVIYDGVGLRKQVLEPKVFDVNGIRFAFASMSIGEPRFRATNENVGMLLIRDDRDYKELVTAFARTKADYKILSIHFGVEGKPTLEDGQKSRFEYAIQYGGVNLIIGHHPHVIRPIEKWGDRLIYYSLGNYLMVGSADITKKSDPNTDWGMFSRLYLERDPATGKVKVDAVEVIPLTNTHNRTAPMPADKAAARIGSLNQLSAMQLQNYAMRLQLDPVTGRGIFCDSQMTSIRAKTMCAGQFSMK, from the coding sequence ATGGGAAAACAAAAAGTCATCTCGGTACTTATCTTGATTTTAGGACTGAACGCTCGCGCGGACGTGGTTCTTACCATGGGTGGCGACGTGAACTTTAACCGCAATCGTCAGGTTGTCGATCCCAACGGAGTTCTTTACGGAGACACTCTTGCCCGCTGGAACTCTTTCACGACGCAATTAAAACCATTAATTAATGGTGACATCAATTTCGCAAATATCGAGACCGTTGTGTCTTCAACAAATGACCTTAAAGACGAAGACAAAAAGTTTGCGTTTAAGAGTCATCCTAATGCCGTTCGCCATTTGATCGAACTTGGATTTAATCTTTTCAACGTCTCTAACAATCACACTTATGACTATGGCCTGCCGGGAATGCAGCAGACAGTTTATGAGATGGATAAACTCAAAGCAGAATTTCCTCGCGTGATTTACGACGGTGTCGGTTTGCGAAAGCAAGTTTTAGAGCCCAAAGTGTTTGACGTGAATGGAATTCGTTTTGCCTTTGCATCGATGTCGATTGGTGAACCTCGTTTCCGCGCCACCAATGAAAACGTCGGAATGCTTCTTATCCGCGACGACAGAGATTATAAAGAACTTGTCACGGCCTTTGCTCGCACGAAAGCTGACTATAAAATTCTTTCGATTCATTTTGGCGTTGAAGGAAAGCCTACTTTAGAAGACGGACAAAAATCTCGCTTTGAATACGCTATCCAATACGGTGGAGTGAACCTAATTATCGGTCATCACCCGCATGTGATTCGTCCTATTGAAAAATGGGGCGACCGTTTGATTTACTATAGCCTTGGAAACTATTTGATGGTGGGTTCAGCTGACATCACTAAAAAATCAGATCCAAATACGGATTGGGGAATGTTCTCTCGTCTGTATTTAGAAAGAGACCCTGCTACAGGCAAAGTAAAAGTCGATGCCGTTGAAGTGATTCCTCTGACAAACACACACAATCGCACAGCTCCCATGCCAGCAGATAAAGCCGCCGCACGAATTGGAAGTCTTAACCAACTTTCAGCGATGCAACTGCAAAACTATGCAATGCGCTTGCAACTTGATCCGGTTACAGGTCGCGGGATTTTCTGCGACAGTCAAATGACTTCGATCCGCGCCAAAACAATGTGCGCGGGTCAGTTCTCAATGAAATAA
- the groES gene encoding co-chaperone GroES: MAKSEIGVRPLHDRILVRRMAEEEKTAGGLFIPDTAKEKPQKGEIIATGKGRITEDGKVLPLEVKVGDKVLFSKYAGTELKLEGAEYLMMREEDILGVFN; encoded by the coding sequence ATGGCTAAGAGTGAAATTGGCGTTCGTCCATTGCACGACAGAATCCTTGTTCGCAGAATGGCGGAAGAAGAAAAAACCGCTGGCGGACTTTTCATCCCAGACACTGCAAAAGAAAAACCACAAAAAGGTGAAATCATTGCGACTGGTAAAGGTCGTATCACTGAAGACGGAAAAGTTCTTCCGTTGGAAGTTAAAGTTGGCGACAAAGTTCTTTTTAGCAAATATGCGGGAACTGAGTTGAAACTTGAAGGCGCAGAATATTTGATGATGCGCGAAGAAGACATCTTGGGTGTTTTCAACTAA
- the groL gene encoding chaperonin GroEL (60 kDa chaperone family; promotes refolding of misfolded polypeptides especially under stressful conditions; forms two stacked rings of heptamers to form a barrel-shaped 14mer; ends can be capped by GroES; misfolded proteins enter the barrel where they are refolded when GroES binds), with protein MSKVLTFSEDARAHILKGVNTLANAVKVTLGPKGRNVVIDKSFGSPLITKDGVTVAKEIELENKFENMGAQMVKEVASKTNDEAGDGTTTATVLAQAIYREGAKLVSAGHNPMFIKRGIDKAVATVIDELKAMSKPVKGSNEVAQVGSISANNDKEIGQMLADAMDKVGREGVITIEESKTAKTEVTVVEGMQFDRGYLSPYFVTNAERMEAVLENAYVLVYDKKISSMKDMIGILEGVAKQGRQLLIIAEDVEGEALATLVVNKLRGTLHICAVKAPGFGDRRKAMLEDIAILTGAKVISEDIGRKLEQATVADLGVAKRIVVDKDNTTVIDGAGKKADITARVSAIKAQIEETTSDYDKEKLKERLAKLAGGVAVIHVGAPSEVEMKEKKHRVEDALNATRAAVEEGIVAGGGTALLRASQKVDKTKYSEEEAFGAMIIKRACEEPIRQIAANAGLDGAIVLDRILQNKSVTWGFNAYSDEYTDLIKDGVIDPVKVVRCALTNAASVASLMLTTETMIAEAPKKETAAPAMPDHGGMGGMGGMM; from the coding sequence ATGTCTAAAGTATTAACATTCTCAGAAGACGCTCGCGCGCACATCTTGAAAGGTGTGAACACTCTTGCGAACGCAGTAAAAGTAACTTTGGGACCTAAAGGTCGTAACGTTGTTATCGACAAATCTTTCGGTTCTCCTCTTATCACTAAAGACGGTGTAACTGTTGCTAAAGAAATCGAATTGGAAAACAAATTCGAAAACATGGGCGCTCAAATGGTTAAGGAAGTTGCTTCTAAAACCAACGATGAAGCCGGTGACGGTACAACAACTGCAACTGTTCTAGCTCAAGCGATCTACCGCGAAGGTGCTAAACTTGTTTCTGCAGGTCACAACCCAATGTTCATCAAACGCGGTATCGACAAGGCTGTAGCGACTGTTATCGACGAACTTAAAGCAATGTCTAAACCTGTTAAAGGTTCTAACGAAGTTGCTCAAGTTGGTTCAATCTCTGCGAACAACGATAAAGAAATCGGTCAAATGCTTGCAGACGCTATGGATAAAGTAGGCCGTGAAGGCGTTATCACTATCGAAGAATCTAAAACTGCGAAAACAGAAGTAACAGTTGTAGAAGGTATGCAATTCGACCGTGGTTACTTGTCTCCATACTTCGTAACTAACGCAGAAAGAATGGAAGCAGTTCTTGAGAACGCTTACGTTCTTGTTTACGACAAAAAAATCTCTTCAATGAAAGATATGATCGGTATCCTTGAAGGTGTTGCTAAGCAAGGTCGTCAATTGTTGATCATCGCTGAAGACGTTGAAGGCGAAGCACTTGCAACTCTAGTTGTGAACAAACTTCGTGGCACTCTTCACATCTGTGCTGTTAAAGCTCCTGGCTTCGGTGATCGTCGTAAAGCTATGCTTGAAGACATCGCGATCTTGACTGGCGCGAAAGTGATCTCTGAAGACATCGGCCGCAAACTAGAACAAGCAACTGTTGCTGATCTTGGTGTTGCGAAACGCATCGTTGTAGACAAAGACAACACAACAGTGATCGATGGCGCTGGTAAAAAAGCTGATATCACTGCACGTGTTTCTGCTATCAAAGCTCAAATCGAAGAAACTACTTCTGACTACGACAAAGAAAAACTAAAAGAGCGTTTGGCTAAATTGGCTGGCGGCGTAGCTGTTATCCACGTTGGTGCTCCTTCTGAAGTAGAAATGAAAGAGAAAAAACACCGCGTAGAAGACGCTTTGAACGCGACTCGCGCAGCTGTTGAAGAAGGCATCGTAGCTGGTGGTGGTACTGCTTTGCTTCGCGCTTCTCAAAAAGTTGATAAAACTAAATACTCTGAAGAAGAGGCATTCGGCGCTATGATCATCAAACGCGCTTGCGAAGAGCCAATTCGTCAAATCGCTGCGAACGCAGGTCTTGATGGCGCGATCGTTTTGGATCGTATCCTTCAAAACAAATCTGTTACTTGGGGATTCAACGCTTACTCTGACGAATACACTGACTTGATCAAGGACGGTGTTATCGATCCAGTTAAAGTTGTTCGTTGTGCATTGACGAACGCAGCTTCTGTTGCGTCTTTGATGCTGACTACTGAAACAATGATCGCTGAAGCTCCTAAGAAAGAAACTGCAGCTCCTGCAATGCCAGACCATGGCGGCATGGGTGGTATGGGCGGCATGATGTAA
- a CDS encoding SDR family oxidoreductase — protein MNEVLITGASSGIGYALTESFLQRGDTVWAGVRKPETLKALQEKYPALLNVLKLDVTSAADIESAWQTISSKNSDKKFILVNNAGVAVGGPIESLPSLEWKNLFDVNVLGLVAMTQKFLPRLRETQGRIVNIGSISGRIATPYLAPYCSSKFAVRAITDSLRREMRSLGVKVILIEPGPIKTPIWEKSIEHSQDLKKHISGEQMKIYGPAIEALTSAVEDVAKSAVPVSWVTDKVLHAVNAANPKAYYLIGKGICFQAFLAKHLPVKWLDALLAMGFRFKKGKAPV, from the coding sequence ATGAATGAGGTTTTAATCACGGGCGCTTCTTCGGGAATTGGTTATGCACTGACTGAATCTTTTCTGCAAAGGGGAGATACCGTTTGGGCGGGCGTAAGAAAACCGGAAACTCTGAAAGCTCTTCAAGAAAAATATCCCGCACTTTTGAATGTTCTTAAACTTGATGTGACTTCCGCAGCCGATATCGAGTCGGCATGGCAGACAATCTCTTCTAAAAATTCTGACAAGAAGTTTATATTAGTAAATAATGCTGGCGTTGCTGTTGGCGGACCGATTGAATCTTTGCCGTCTCTTGAATGGAAAAATCTTTTTGATGTGAACGTTTTGGGTCTTGTGGCAATGACGCAAAAATTTTTACCGCGTCTTCGTGAAACACAAGGGCGCATTGTGAATATCGGCTCTATCAGCGGGCGTATTGCGACACCCTACCTCGCACCCTACTGCTCTAGTAAATTTGCTGTGCGTGCGATCACAGACTCTTTACGCCGTGAAATGCGCTCTTTAGGTGTGAAGGTGATCTTAATTGAGCCAGGTCCGATCAAAACGCCGATCTGGGAAAAATCGATTGAGCACAGTCAGGATTTAAAAAAGCATATCTCGGGCGAGCAAATGAAAATCTATGGTCCGGCGATTGAAGCACTCACGTCAGCAGTTGAAGATGTGGCGAAGTCGGCGGTGCCGGTTTCCTGGGTTACGGATAAGGTTTTGCATGCAGTGAATGCCGCAAATCCAAAAGCCTACTATTTGATTGGAAAAGGAATTTGCTTTCAGGCGTTTTTAGCAAAGCA